ATACTGACAATACCAGTGACCATACTCACGCTTGGCTTGTTTTTGCTGGTAATCAATGCTGTTATTGTGCTGCTGACCGACTCACTTATTGGCAACTTTTATGTGTCAGGCTTTTGGTGGGCACTCCTTTTTTCCCTGGTTGTTTCTTTACTAGGAGCCATATTTGACAATATTGCTGAAAAAGCCAACTAGGCGTTTGTATTCTTCAGTTCAGTATTCTTATTAATCAGAGTA
This window of the Porifericola rhodea genome carries:
- a CDS encoding phage holin family protein; the protein is MLSFILKWVLSAVAVLIAAYILPGVTVETFWAALWVAVILALFNAILRPILVILTIPVTILTLGLFLLVINAVIVLLTDSLIGNFYVSGFWWALLFSLVVSLLGAIFDNIAEKAN